Proteins co-encoded in one Garra rufa chromosome 7, GarRuf1.0, whole genome shotgun sequence genomic window:
- the LOC141338197 gene encoding uncharacterized protein has product MEKEDTAFRLSIPHHKRIAIALWKLATNSEYRTISHLFGVGRTTVWRCTKEFCVAAADILLAELIPLPSTESLAKMAEYFERRWGVPQCVGAIDGSHIPIIAPREHHNDYVNRKGWHSIILQAVVDGKGQFWNICVGRPGSLHDARVLRLSKLWDLLNTQTFFPAHTRHIGGENLGYYIIGDAAYPAQPWLVKPFTDTGRLTEQQDMFNARISRARVMVETAFGRLKGRWRCLLKRNDCDLDLAREMVVACCILHNLCEQHNEVCRPEWMASDSPQYQQPSTPLPERERFIPEADVVRACLLRHFSHNV; this is encoded by the coding sequence ATGGAAAAAGAAGACACTGCATTCCGTCTGTCTATCCCTCACCATAAAAGAATAGCCATCGCCCTCTGGAAATTGGCAACAAATTCAGAATACAGGACAATTTCGCATCTTTTTGGAGTTGGTCGAACAACTGTTTGGCGTTGCACAAAAGAGTTCTGCGTTGCAGCTGCAGACATCTTGCTGGCTGAACTCATCCCTCTCCCATCTACAGAGAGCCTTGCAAAGATGGCAGAATATTTTGAAAGACGATGGGGGGTGCCACAGTGTGTGGGTGCGATTGATGGCTCACATATACCGATAATCGCACCAAGGGAACACCATAATGATTATGTGAATCGCAAGGGTTGGCACTCTATTATCTTACAGGCTGTTGTGGATGGAAAGGGgcagttttggaatatttgtgtTGGCCGACCGGGAAGCCTACATGATGCCCGTGTACTTCGACTGTCCAAACTGTGGGACCTCTTGAACACACAGACATTTTTTCCTGCACACACAAGACACATTGGAGGAGAGAATCTCGGCTATTACATTATTGGTGATGCTGCTTATCCTGCTCAGCCATGGCTAGTGAAACCTTTCACAGACACAGGAAGACTGACAGAACAACAAGATATGTTCAATGCTAGGATTAGTCGAGCCAGAGTAATGGTTGAAACTGCATTTGGCAGACTGAAAGGAAGGTGGCGTTGCCTTTTAAAACGTAATGACTGTGATTTGGATTTGGCCAGAGAGATGGTGGTAGCATGTTGTATTCTGCATAATCTGTGCGAACAACACAATGAGGTGTGCAGACCAGAATGGATGGCCTCTGATTCGCCCCAATATCAACAGCCTTCCACACCTCTTCCAGAGCGGGAGAGATTCATCCCTGAAGCAGATGTTGTGCGTGCCTGCCTGTTGAGACACTTTAGTCACAATGTATGA